The uncultured Paludibaculum sp. sequence TCCAAACTGACACCCGGCTTCATCCGCGCAATCCCCTGGCAACAGAAACTGATCAGCCGGACCTCGGCCCGCCGGAATCGCAGCGGCGCCAGCAGCGACACCTTGCGATCCATAAACTGGAACGACGGAGCCAGCACGCCAATCACCTCGTGCGCATTGCCATCCAGCACAATGCGCCGCCCCAACACGGCCCGGTCTCCGCCAAACCTCGATTGCCAGTACCCGTCCGACAGCATCACGGTCTGTTCGTGCGCCGGGTCTTCGTCCTCTCGTGTGAATCCGCGGCCCAAAGCCGGACGCGCCTCCAGAGTGGAAAGAAACCCCTGCGTCACGACCAGCCCGGGCACCTCCTCCGGTGTACCCAGCCCGGTCACCGTCCACGAGGTCGCAGCATACATACCCAAATCCTGAAATACCCGATTCTCCTCGCGATAGGTCAGGAACAGCGAGACGGCCAGATTCATATCCGGGATGTGGAGCCCCGGAGCCGTGTGCCGCAACGCCACCAGCCGCTCCGACTGTGGGTAGGGCAGCGGCTTCAGCAGCACGCCATCGATCACGCTGAAGATCGTTGCGCTAGCCCCAATCCCGAGCGCCAGCATCAGCACGCTCACCACCGTAAAGCCTGGATTCCCCCGTAGCCGCCGAAGCGCATAACGCACATCTGACACCAGCGTTTCGATCCGGTTCTCCCACCCGTACCCGCGCACCTCTTCCGCAACGGCGGTCCGGCTACCCATGTCGACGCGAGCCGCGCGCCGGGCGTCTTCGGGAGACAACCCGCGCCGCACATGTTCCTCCGTGGACTCATCCAGAAAGTGATCCACCTCGTCGGAGATGTCCTGCTCCGCCGCGCGCCGGTGCCGCAGAGCCCGCAGCCCGCGTGTCAACTGCCGCCATAGGGACATGGATTACACCTCCGCCTTCAGCAGCCGCGCAATCCCAAACCCATGCATGACGTCCAGGCTGAGAGTCTTCACAATGAGCGTGCCCAGCGCGCCCTGAATGACGTCGGTAGTCGGTGAGTCCATAAGAGTAAGTGATCCCCGGCAAGCCCACCGTATCATGTCTTACTCTTGATCGTCAAGATGTGACAATCAACACCACATGGAGACACTCGGACGAAACGGGGATGCAAACGTCACCCAGCCGCCGTCCTCAGCATACAATTGCAGAGACTAGATACCTATGCTCGCTGACCTCCGCATCGCCGCTCGCGGACTCCGCCGCAGTCCGGCCTTCACCCTGGCCGCGATCCTCACCCTAGCCCTCGGCATCGGCGCGAACTCGACGATGTTCTCCGTCGTGAACTCGGTCCTTCTGCGCCCCCTGTCCGGCTTCGAAACCGATCGGCTCGCACAGATCTGCGACACCAGCCGCGGCTCCTGCGGCTTCCTGCCACCGGAAATCTATCTGCGCCTGCGGAGCCGGCTTCGCTCCTTCGCACCGCTGGCGGCAAGTCAGATCTGTCCGATGAATCGAACCGGGCAAGGCGAGTCTGAACAGCTGACCGGCCCCTGCGCCACGGCCAACTGGTTCGAACTGCAACGAGCCCAAGCCCTACTCGGTCGCACCTTCCTCCCGGACGAAGACCAGCACGGCCGCAATCGCGTCGTCGTTCTCGACCACGGCTACTGGCAGCGCAGATTCGGCTCCGATCCCAAGGTCGTCGGCCGCACTCTCACCCTCGACCACGCCCCCTGGCTCATCGTCGGCATCATGCCGCCCGGCTTCACGCCCATCGGAGCGGCTCCCGCCCCCATCTACACACCCTATGTCGTAGCCGACAATCCGCATGGACTCAATGTGACAGGGCGCCTCAAACCCGGCGTCTCCCTCGAAGCCGCACAGTCGGAACTCAGCATCCTCACCACTCAGCTCGCCCGCGAGAATTCGGAATGGAAGACTCTCCAGTTCCGAACATCGCCTGTACTAGAGCAGGTTACCGGCCAGCAGCGTCCCTTGCTGCTGCTCCTGCTTGGCGCTGTCTCCTTCGTCATGCTGATTGCCTGCGTCAACGTCGCCAATCTGCTGCTCGCACGCTCCACCGCCCGCCAGCACGAGATCGACATCCGCATCGCACTCGGCGCCGGCCGCCTCCATATCATCCGACTCGTCCTGGCCGAGGCTCTCACCATCTCCTTCCTCGCCAGTCTGGCCGCCATCGCCATCGCTTACGCCGGACTTCGGCTATTGAAGCCCCTCACCGCAACCCTGCCACGCGCGGAAGAGCTCTCCATCGACGCGCGCGTCCTGCTTTGTACCTTGCTGCTTGGGATCCTCGCCGCCGCCCTCTTCGGCGTCCTTCCAACTCTCCGGTCCGTCCGACCCGGGCCGGTCGCAGGCATGCGTTCGCGCACCCCAGCCAGAGGTCAGGGCACTCTCGTCGCCTGGGAAGTGGCCCTGGCTTTCGTCCTCCTCCTGGGCGCCGGACTCCTCATCAGGACATTCGTGACCGTGCGCTCCGCCAACCTCGGCTACAACCCGCGCAATGTCCTCACGACGTTCCTCACTCTGCCACCCGCCCCGGACGGCGCCCGCGCTGCCGGAGTCAGCGTCTACACTCGTATCCGCGAGCGCATCACAGCCCTACCCGGAGTGCGCGCCGTCGCCACCGCCAGCAGCCTTCCCATGTTCGGCGTCGGTCTTTCCATGGATGTTCACCCGGAAGGCCAACCCGACCGCCGTCAACAACACGTCGCCTCCATCACCGTCGTCGGCGGAGCCTACTTCCGAGCCATGGAGATCCCCCTGCTCACCGGGCGCCTCTTTCAACCGGAGGACCGCGATGGCGCCACGCCCGTCGCCATCGTCAGCGAGTCGATCGCCACCCGCTACTTCTCCGGAAAAGCAACCGGCCGTCGGATCATTCTCCCGGAACTCAAATTCAACATCGATGGAGGGGCCGATCATGCCGCCGAAATCATCGGCGTCGTAGGAAATGTCTGCGTGAACTCAGTGGAAGACTGTCAGTCCGAGCACATCTATCTGCCCGAGCCGCAGAACGCCCTGCGCATGGCGAATCTGATCGTGCGCACCGAAGGCGAGCCTCTGTCGCTAACCAATGTGCTCCGCCACGCCGTCTATCAGGAAGCCCCCACAGTCCCGCTGGACGATCCCCAAACCCTGGAGCAGCGCACTGCCTATCTCACCGACGCGCCCCGGCGCGCCATGTGGCTCCTGGGCATCTTCGCCGGCCTCGCACTACTCCTCGCGGCCATGGGCATTTACGGTGTTTCGTCGTACCTCGCCGCGCAGCGCAGTCACGAAATGGGGATCCGCCTGGCCTTGGGAGCGCGACATCAGGATATCGCCGCACTGATCTACCGCGGTGTACTGGTGCCGTCCATCCTCGGCCTGACCATCGGAGCGGTCGCCGCGCTCGGGCTCATCCGACTGTTGAAATCGCAAATCGCGGAAGTAAACACGGGCGACCACGTCACCCCGCTCCTGGCGGCTCTGGCGCTGCTGGGAACCGCCACTCTGGCGGCAACAGGCCCTGCATTGCGAGCGGCGCTGAGCGATCCAGCCAGAGTCCTGCGTCGCGACTGAGTTGGTCCCAACCAGCGACCAAATAGCATTTGTCCGGCGCCTTCCAGACCGCGATCATCGCCGGCCACCACGCTAGTATCGGCCCAGATCGCGCCGCCGTGAGACACTCACATCGATAGCGGTACGCATTCCATCCAGAGTGCACGCCCTTTGTCCGGATCGCAGGCACCCCACCACCTCACTCAGTTCGGTGGGAGCGAAGCGCGAGACAGGTCGCAACAAAAGCCCGTCCCTCATCTCTTCGACAACGAACTCCATGCCCGGTCCCCAACCTCGGGATTCTCGAATCTCCTTCGGAATGACAACCTGCCCTCGTTTCGAGAGCCTGATGATCTTCATCGGAACTCCTACAGCCAACCGGTCCCACAGACAAGAACGATCACTTCACCGCCAGCTCTGATCACTCATGTCATACCCCGGAACCCGCACATAGTGATCCCGCCCCTTTCGCTTCTCCGCGATAGGCCCGTCTTCCCCCCAAGGACTCTCCTCAAACTCCCTACAAGTCGCCGCCTCGCGCTCCAGCACCTCCGCCAGATTCGGAGGCTCGTTCACCGCGACATACTCAAACGGCTTCGTCCACCCCAGCGCCTTCCGATGCAGCTCCGCGATCCGCCGCCGCTTGAACCCCCACCCACACACGGTAATCTTCTCCGGCCACTCGCCCCGTAACTCCTGAAACCGGTACAGCCCGCACAGCACGTTCAGGAACGAATCCAGAGCAAACTCCTCCACCACGGCCCGTCCCCGGACCTCCGCCTGGCCCCACCACTCATACCATTCCGCAATCAACCAGTAGCCCAAGCCTTCTGTGATCGGGCCGGCCTCCGCATCCGTAGCCCCGCCCGAAAACATCAGCAGCGCCGACGGGTCCCGAGCCGTCAACTCCACCCCAGCCCGGATGTGCTCGATAAAGAATTTCGGCTCGCTGTTCTGATACGGCTTCAGAAACCACGACGAGTCCAGTGCCGGATCCTCGCGCAGGTTCCAAACCGCGTGCCCCGGAACCAGCACCAGATGATTGAGTTCAGTCATTAGAAAAGCTTCGGTTGATTCGGACCCATGCCCCACCCCATCGGCCGCCGCGGCACGTTGAAGTACTCGAACGCCCGCTCAGTCGCCATGCGCCCGCGCGGCGTCCGGTCCAGGAATCCCAACTGCATCAGGTACGGCTCGTACACTTCCTCGATCGTGTCCGGTTCCTCGTCCGTCGAGGCGGCGATCGTGCTCAGCCCCACCGGCCCCCCGCCGTACTTCTCCAGCACGGTCATCATGATCTTCTTGTCGATCTCGTCCAGACCGAAGCGGTCGACCTCCAACAGATCCAGTGCCATCCGCGCCACCTTGAGGTCGACATGCCCTTCCGCCCGCACCTGCGCATAGTCCCGTACCCGCCGCAACAACCGGTTCGCAATGCGCGGCGTGCCCCGGCTTCGCCGAGCCACCTCCTCCGCCGCATCCACGTCGATGGGCGTCTCCAGCAGGTGCGCCGTCCGCTGCACAATCTTCTGCATCTCCGGCACATCGTAGTGCTTCAGATACAGGATCAACCCAAACCGCCCACGCAGTGGAGCGCTCAGCAACCCCTGCCGCGTCGTCGCGCCGACACCCGTGAAATGCGCAATCGGCAGCGAGTGCGTCCGAGCCCCCGGACCCTGCCCGATCACGATATCCACCCGGAAATCTTCCAGCGCCGAATACAGCACTTCCTCGATATCCGGCAGCAGCCTGTGGATCTCATCGATGAAGAACACCTGCCGGTTCCGGATGTTCGACAGGATCCCCGTCAGGTCCAGCTTCTTCTGCAGCATGGGCCCCGACGTGAGATCGAACGGGACATCCAGTTCCTGCGAAACGATGTTCGCCAGCGTCGTCTTGCCCAGACCGGGAGGCCCGATCAGCAGCACGTGATCCATCGCTTCGCCGCGCCTTCGCGCCGCCTCGATCGTCACGCTCAGCAGTTCCTTGACCTTCGTCTGACCGGTGAAATCGTCCAACCGCTTGGGCCGCAAACTGGCTTCGAATTGGACCTCTTCCGCCGTGGCGGCAGGCGAGACAATACGGCGCGACTGGCTGGAATCGGGCATGGCAGGCAAACTATCAGGTTAACGCAGCAGTTCCATCGCCCGCCGGAACAAAGGCTCGAAGCCGCTGATCCCGGGCTCCGCCGCGGCCTTCCGCACCGCCACCTCCGCCGCCGGTTGCTGGCACCCCAGGTTCACCAAAGCGCTGACCACATCCGACTGTTCGCTGCTTAGGATCACCGCCGCTGGCCCCTTCGCCGCAACCGCCGGAGCCGCACCCAGCCCCTCCATCTTGTCCCGTAGTTCCAACACGATGCGCTCGGCCGTCTTCTTCCCGATGCCCGGCACCCGGGTCAGCATCTGCACTTCCGCGGCCCGGATGATC is a genomic window containing:
- a CDS encoding ABC transporter permease; translated protein: MLADLRIAARGLRRSPAFTLAAILTLALGIGANSTMFSVVNSVLLRPLSGFETDRLAQICDTSRGSCGFLPPEIYLRLRSRLRSFAPLAASQICPMNRTGQGESEQLTGPCATANWFELQRAQALLGRTFLPDEDQHGRNRVVVLDHGYWQRRFGSDPKVVGRTLTLDHAPWLIVGIMPPGFTPIGAAPAPIYTPYVVADNPHGLNVTGRLKPGVSLEAAQSELSILTTQLARENSEWKTLQFRTSPVLEQVTGQQRPLLLLLLGAVSFVMLIACVNVANLLLARSTARQHEIDIRIALGAGRLHIIRLVLAEALTISFLASLAAIAIAYAGLRLLKPLTATLPRAEELSIDARVLLCTLLLGILAAALFGVLPTLRSVRPGPVAGMRSRTPARGQGTLVAWEVALAFVLLLGAGLLIRTFVTVRSANLGYNPRNVLTTFLTLPPAPDGARAAGVSVYTRIRERITALPGVRAVATASSLPMFGVGLSMDVHPEGQPDRRQQHVASITVVGGAYFRAMEIPLLTGRLFQPEDRDGATPVAIVSESIATRYFSGKATGRRIILPELKFNIDGGADHAAEIIGVVGNVCVNSVEDCQSEHIYLPEPQNALRMANLIVRTEGEPLSLTNVLRHAVYQEAPTVPLDDPQTLEQRTAYLTDAPRRAMWLLGIFAGLALLLAAMGIYGVSSYLAAQRSHEMGIRLALGARHQDIAALIYRGVLVPSILGLTIGAVAALGLIRLLKSQIAEVNTGDHVTPLLAALALLGTATLAATGPALRAALSDPARVLRRD
- the ruvA gene encoding Holliday junction branch migration protein RuvA, producing MIAHLRGILIEKHPNQAIVEAGGVGYDVQISVSTFSALPEVGSEVKLRIYTNVREDAIQLFGFREAMEKALFEKLITVSGIGPKLAITTLSGVAAPDLVRIIRAAEVQMLTRVPGIGKKTAERIVLELRDKMEGLGAAPAVAAKGPAAVILSSEQSDVVSALVNLGCQQPAAEVAVRKAAAEPGISGFEPLFRRAMELLR
- the ruvB gene encoding Holliday junction branch migration DNA helicase RuvB, with amino-acid sequence MPDSSQSRRIVSPAATAEEVQFEASLRPKRLDDFTGQTKVKELLSVTIEAARRRGEAMDHVLLIGPPGLGKTTLANIVSQELDVPFDLTSGPMLQKKLDLTGILSNIRNRQVFFIDEIHRLLPDIEEVLYSALEDFRVDIVIGQGPGARTHSLPIAHFTGVGATTRQGLLSAPLRGRFGLILYLKHYDVPEMQKIVQRTAHLLETPIDVDAAEEVARRSRGTPRIANRLLRRVRDYAQVRAEGHVDLKVARMALDLLEVDRFGLDEIDKKIMMTVLEKYGGGPVGLSTIAASTDEEPDTIEEVYEPYLMQLGFLDRTPRGRMATERAFEYFNVPRRPMGWGMGPNQPKLF
- a CDS encoding AbrB/MazE/SpoVT family DNA-binding domain-containing protein, encoding MKIIRLSKRGQVVIPKEIRESRGWGPGMEFVVEEMRDGLLLRPVSRFAPTELSEVVGCLRSGQRACTLDGMRTAIDVSVSRRRDLGRY